In Amycolatopsis coloradensis, one genomic interval encodes:
- a CDS encoding DUF6527 family protein: MRTTITHKFVETVPDHVEDGIVYVSLTYATAVHRCCCGCGHEVVTPLHPKQWSITFNGEAISLSPSIGNWSFACRSHYWIRAGHIHTARTYTRAEITHLRADDQVLLDQHYAHRPQRPPDDPTESSPKWRGGIKAWFQRLRRP; encoded by the coding sequence ATGCGGACCACGATCACACATAAGTTCGTCGAGACGGTCCCCGACCATGTCGAGGACGGCATCGTCTACGTCAGCCTCACGTACGCCACCGCGGTCCACCGCTGCTGTTGCGGATGCGGCCACGAAGTCGTCACCCCCCTGCACCCCAAGCAATGGTCAATCACCTTCAACGGCGAGGCGATCTCACTATCGCCATCCATCGGCAACTGGAGCTTCGCCTGCAGGTCCCACTACTGGATACGCGCTGGACACATCCATACCGCCCGCACGTACACCCGCGCAGAGATCACACACCTACGCGCTGATGACCAAGTCCTGCTCGATCAGCACTACGCTCACCGACCGCAGAGGCCACCCGACGACCCGACCGAGTCCAGTCCTAAATGGCGGGGCGGCATCAAGGCGTGGTTCCAACGCCTGCGCCGCCCGTGA